From Punica granatum isolate Tunisia-2019 chromosome 1, ASM765513v2, whole genome shotgun sequence:
ATCATCATTCCCGCataaatattattctttttccctCATAAGTTACCACAGAAGTTGGAAAAGTTTTCTCTTATCTCAATGGAACCTGTTTGGTTAATTTATTGAATGCTGAGTGAGTTGTTCATTGTTTGATCATGTAGCTCGTAATTTGATCCATGTCCTTGTTTTACTGTTTATTAGGTTCTCCTCCAAGGGGGTTCACATCAATTCGTACAGCATCAGTAAGAGCATCTGGACTGGCTGCTCGCAGTGCTAGTACAAATCAATCAGATAGTAGGTCATTTAATCTCCTAAGCAGCGGCCAATCTTCAGCTGAAACTTCGAAAATGAATGGACTTTCTCGTGTAACAGTTTCCTCCAATTCTTTAGAGGAAGTTGATCAGGAACAATTGGCAGGAAAGTTAGATGATAAAGTGGAAGAGCCAGGGGATAAAAACAAGTGCAGGGTCGGAAGTTCTGCTGTAAGGCGACTCTTCACAGAAGATGTGGACCTCGAGATGAACAGCAACAGCTCTGACAATGCAGAAGAGGAGCTCAATATTGCTGGATTGAGCTATAATGACTCCCAAGAACCGGGTGACGTATCACAAGCCAACGCACTAGACTTTGTGGACCGGTTCCTTAAAGATAATCTGGACGACCTCCATCAAGATTTTGGTGTTAAGAAGACTGGTGTGGTAAAATCAGCATCAGTCCTGAATGCAAGGGGGACTCAACTTTTGGCTGCAAATAGAGCTGCTACTAAAGTAACTGGGATTTTTGACTGGGATGATAATATGGAGGATGAAGGTGGGGGAGATATTTTCTGCAGGAGGAAGGATGACTTCTTCAATGGTGAAAGCATGCAAAAGTCCAGGACCCAGCCTTGGAAGAAGGCCCAACGCAGCAGACTTGATGAGCGTAAACTTAGCAATGAACCTTCGGGCCCTCAAGACAAAATAAGGGGCTTGGTTTGTTCTGCTCCTGCAGTAAAGTTCAATACGCGAGGAGAGATTCGAAAGAAGACCAAAGTAGATGATGCATGTGCAAGGAATCTCAAGGATGAGTTCATTGCAGAGGTCACGGGGAAATGCTTAAGTGGAAATTACGAGGAAGTCTGTACAGTGGGTTTTGATACACAAGTAGCTGCTGAGGCCATGGAAGCCTTGTGTCATGATGAGGGCCTTATCGAGAAGGGTGGAAGAAAGGATAAAGAATTGCAAAATGTTGTGGAAAATGGCAGGAAGAAAGGTCCAGAGCTGCCTTCTAAATGTCCAAGGCGATTCAAGAGAACAGATGGAAGTGATGCAAAGAAGTCATCCATCTCATTGAGGAGAAGTTCAAGGAATATCACAAAACATCAGCAGACAGCAAAGGTGAAATTGAGAGAGCAAACATCGGATCTGACTAATACTCATGAGTTGGATATATCTTGTGGCAGCAGAGAGGTGAAGAATGGTATGTTAGAAGAAAAGCTGGAAGAGGTAAGCAAAGTTGGTGATTCATTTACACCTGTTGCCCGTAGAACTAGGCTCTCGAAGGTGGCAAAAGAAGGCCCAAGGGCTGAGAAATTAAGCAACCTTCCAAGAGAAACAAATGGTGCGGCAGAGATTGATGCCCACAAATTAAGAGATGTTCCATCCAGACCACCGGCTAGACCAGAAGGTGGTGGAGAACCTGTCCCCAGACGCAAGCGATCGTGGGACCAAGGAACAAGGGCTAGTTCAGGTGCCAAGAGAAAAGCTCTAGCGACAAAATGGAATTTGGGTGTTGAAGGTTTAACAGAGCAGAAGTCAGCAGAAGATCCTTCCACTACAGCAGAGAGAAATCCCTCATTGTCTAAGAGTGTTGAAGCAGAGGCCAAGGTTGATGAATCACCCAGAGAGAGATCCAAAGTGTCTAATATGACTTGTATTACTCCAACTAGCCGGTCGACTCCTTCAAACGATCTTTCCCCTGTTTGTGTAGGCAATGAGTATTTTAAGCACTCATGTAAGAACCTCTCACGATCGAGCCTTTGGAAGGAACTGAAGAGCTTGACGGCCTCCTCAGGGCTTGAACCTTCTCATGCTTCGAAGGAGACAAGGAGGAGGTGGAGGGATATGGCCGATGTTCGGGTCCTGTTCAGCCATCACTTGGATGATGACACAATCAAGCAGCAGAAAAAGGTAATTAAATACGGAAAATGATAACTCCTCTTAATAGCTATAACTAGTATTCTTCTTACTCTCGATAATTACATAAATGCCTTTGAATGCTGTTGAGAATGCAGAGATGCCATTTATTTGTTAGTACGTCGTGGCCACTGGTCATGAACATGAGTTTACATTTGTCCACTGAAAGAATCTGATTCTTGTTTTTCCAATTGCAGATTCTGACCCGTCTTGGAGCTTCGGAGGCATCTTCAATTTCTGATGCTACTCACTTTGTGACGGACAAATTTGTGCGTACCAGGAATATGTTGGAAGCTGTTGCCTTAAGTAAACCAGTAGTTACACATCTGTGGCTTGAGGGCTGTGGACAAGCTGGCTGCTTTCTTGATGAGAAAAGTTACGTACTGAGGGATgcaaagaaggaaaaggagaTAGGCTTTACCATGCCTGTTTCGCTTTCACGCGCATCTCAATACCCACTTTTACGGGTAAGTTCCTTTTTCAGGGATCTTGCATTATTCTGAGGCTTATTTCTAAAAGCTGGCTGGACCAGACAGGACCAGTCCGAGCAGCAGCCAGAGGGATGCGGAATTGCTGGTTCATGCTGGCTCCTTTCAGTGAAACAGAAGATTGTGGCTTCCAGCCAGTCTCCTTATCTTTACATTGTGGAGTTTATTTTCTTGAATGATTGCTGTATTACTCTAATATTGGATCGCGGTTGAATCCATGGACCTAGAATTGTAATGGTAACTAGAGGATGTGTTCAGTTTTTATGCCCTTTTAAAAGAATTGTCTGTCTGCAGGATCAAAGAGTATTCATCACCACAAGAACGAAGCCGAGTAAAGAGATAATATCGTCCCTGGTCAAGGCAGTTGGAGGCCAGGTATATACTGCTGAATCCTGACCGgctattttccttctttttggcTAATGTAAAATGGTTAgttattggaaaataatatgcTAAATTGGACTGTTGATTGTTTCCAGCTTGCTGAGGGGCTCGGGAGGTCTGCTTTGAGGGATGATAAAATTCTGGATGACTTGTTGATTTTATCCTGTGAGGAAGACTACAATATCTGCCTTCCTTTCCTTGAGAAAGGTAAAAACTACTCAGCATAAGTCTCATTTCTTAGTTTGATCTTAGTAATATAATCAACCTTGACAGGAGCTGCTTGTCGTCAATTTTGCAGGGGCATCAGTGTATAGCTCAGAGCTGCTGCTTAATGGGATCGTGATTCAGAAGCTGGAGTATGAGAGGTACATTTCGTGTTTTATTAGATTATTGAAAGTGAACCTGTCCGGTTAAAAGAGTCCCTCTCAATCTTGATCATTTGAAACTGTTTATTTCAGATCCGGAAAACCTATGAACTCGGAAGATCTATAAAGTACATATTATGCAATCATCACTCAGAACTGTCGATACATCATTCTGGGATAGTGCTCAACTTGAGCGTAAAAAGAAATCCTTACAACAGATCAATTACAGGGCCTTCACccctttcataattaacaacCCGGCCACAACTTTCGACCATGATAGTTGACAAACTCCTAAGGGAACCTTTTTTCCTTGTTGAAGCCTATCCCCTGATGTATTTTGCCTAATCTGGTCGTGCAGGCACCGACTCTTTGTAGATAGCGTGAAGAGAACACGTTCGACCGTTTGGCTCAAAAGGGATGGGAAGAAGTTTGTTCCTGTGTCCTCAAAGCGCAATAAGCAGTAGAACGTCATGTGATCTCTAATTTATTCATCCCTTCCCTGTAATTTCTCTTCCCCCTCTTCCTTCTGCTGTTAATGCTGTTTCTTTTACTACAGTAAGCAGTACTGATCTGTTGTACATAAGTTTTGAATGAGGAAGCTGGGATTTAGAATGCTCTCTCGTATATTGTCCTGGTGCAAGTCGGTTAACGCTCCAATAAATGAAGCATGTACGAAGGTGTCGATTGGAAGCATACGGTTTCAATCCATCTATTGTTAGTTCGCAATCCATCTTATGATGATACCGGTTACCATTTACGACAACTGAGATAGCTGACGATGCAACAAGCACCTCCGATGTTCTGGTGAATGACAGCTCAAGTTTATCATATGCAATTTACTCCAAATGTTATTTCTTCGTTGTAGCTCTACGGAAATTTTATATTGGGTCAATGTGCTGAGCTGATATATGACCAAAGCCGCCTCATCATGTCAGCGAAAGCGATAGTTAAACTTCTCTATTgtattttttgggtaaaatatTCGCACTTAAATTGCGTTTATTATTtacgttcttttttttttttcttttttgccgGGTCGATTTGGCTGTATAAGGAGCTTGAGTTTCACATTACGGGCATTATGCATATGAATTGACATAAGGCCTCTTCACGAATTTCTCGCGCCAGTTGCGTCCCGTGAGACATTGAGCAAAAGAAGTCTTGGAACCtgatttttttccattaactTATGCATCGTTAATTATTGATGCATAATCTCATATTTAAGTCTATCTAAACATTTGACTTGCATATTATATCCTCAACTATCACTTCGCATGAGGATTTATAAATCtggattttgtttttatcTTGCTTAGAAAATCATATACGCATGGGAAGCCTGGGGTTGACCCAACCAATGTAGTTAGCACGtcaacaaattaaacatatatatatatatatatatataattaattaatttatggcaTTTCCTTTGTTTGTCTGACGTTTGGTTCAACGTTGTTAGGAGGGATTTGGTTTCCTAGCCGACAGCCTGAGAAAACCGCGTAACTCATCTCAAACATTATAATTTGGCTAATTGGACAAAatgtaattaaatataattggtttgattaatttaattaggaGTCAAAGTGTTTTAGTTAGGACGTTTTTATTGGCCACTTTCTTTAATCGAAAAGGATAAATCCCCTAATCTGCATTATTATCTCAATATAATCAAACAGGAAACTCCCGTTAGAAGCAAGGAATAATGTCGATGACTGGCCACACTAGACATGCGATGAAATTTGACCACTAATCTGACCCTTTAGAAATCCCGTGCATGAttgattataattatttacgattgaaaaagaaagaagaaatattGGTTGATGGAAATCTAATCTGCATTATTATCTCAATATAATCAAACAGGAAACTCCCGTTAGAAGCAAGGAATAATGTCGATGACTGGCCACACTAGACATGCGATGAAATCTCGTGCATGAttgattataattatttacgattgaaaaagaaagaagaaagattgGTTGATGAAATCCATCTTATGGAGGAAGAAATCTTGGTGCAGTGACACAATGCGCCGCCCGAAATCAATAGGTTCAAGATTTGATTATCACTAATAGGACTTATGTGTCTTTTTATTtagctttattttatttccttgtATTATGCCTTTGTGCTTCCCTTATTACGAAATGTGTAAGATAAGCTTCCCTCAACTGCCTCCAAAGAATATGTCAAATCTTCCAAATGAAACTTAAATCGAAAAGGCATTGACATATGATCCATATATGTTAGTTTATACATGATTTGTCGAAGTAAGAACACGTTTAGGAGGGCGAAGTGAAGTTCCATAAGCACATTTCTAGCATTATTATTTAAGCGGAATCAATGTATTGATCAATAATTTGAAACGTCATTTTCTTTGATATATTAATAGATGATTACGAGAAATACTTTATACTCTATTGCAACgacacatttattttaatttccacacaattataaaattagcatCTATATATCCCATGTAGCCGAAAATttagtatctatatataattaaaatacttTTACTTGATCTGAAATCAACAGTGTTGTTTCATTATCAGCAATGTGCTTCTCGACATAGATGATCAAGACCATGTAATAATCTTTCGTATTAGCTCCCAAGGTGGGAATGTTCACCTTCGATTCTTCACCCATGAAATGAAACGGAAGAAGCAATACTGCCACCGTCCCTccaccttttcttttaatattgtTTAGGTAGCAATTTTAACTAACCCAAATAAACTTTGAACTGTCCGATAAAGCGTTACAAGTTTTCTACAAATTATTGGCACCAAGACAAGTCAAACTTTCAAAATCTTCTCCTCCAATAAGATCAACTTGTTAACCTtgtccttttattttatttttagattaataattttttttggacatTCTTTATCAGACCACAAGATGTCGTCAATCTGCTGGTTGAGACTGACTCTCGTATGGTTGCCTATGTGATTTTGAAGATAAGATTCCTTCAAAAAGTTCGAAGCAACACACTCTCAAGAAAAGTTCGTCCACATGTATGGAGCGCAGCTTGTCAGCTGCACTAACACTATACACCTCATGGTGACTTGTCAAAACTTGGTTCCTGCTAAGTCTTTAAAACACCTCAGCACAAATTGAGGCCTCTTTTCCGagttattatttaattaagagGCTCACAGTCGCACCattgcttttattttcttccctctatatatagcAACCCCATCATTGTCGCATGAGCATGCAATTGTACTAAGCTAGctagagagaaaagaagatgatgaagaagagtttTAGATTAAGTTTGGTGTTTCTAGTTAGTATTGTAGTGTTATTTGAGCTCATTGCTGTCTCCCATGGGGGAGAGTTGAGGAAGAACTTCTACAAGAAGACCTGCCCACTTGCTGAGGAGATCGTGAAGGACATCACTTGGAAGCGTGTCGCCACCAACTCGACCCTGCCCGCTAAGTTCCTGAGGATGCATTTCCACGATTGCTTCGTTCGGGTACATACATACATTCTTATAtagtgtttatatatataatctctAGAGTCCCAACGCATGCTGGCTCATGCAATGCAAAGAGTTGCGTTCGCTTGAAACATTCCACCATTTTTCTTTATACTTTGGTCTGATAACTACATTTAATCGCAG
This genomic window contains:
- the LOC116209609 gene encoding uncharacterized protein LOC116209609 isoform X2; the encoded protein is MGSLGNGNDNGEKGPEIQESFNLSNAGETQLLDSRLSPSSLPANDEMEEDDPVDEHFLESTMPYDDTVPVDGEFETQIVNLYEETQAVNFDAETQVINSQEDRMDNLETQLLDEFATQVVTDDESEETCGTEVLGAEDDSTDDESVRKSSGDSTDKKNMQFSSPGEKGKSRQKANNLMDELCGQGSPPRGFTSIRTASVRASGLAARSASTNQSDSRSFNLLSSGQSSAETSKMNGLSRVTVSSNSLEEVDQEQLAGKLDDKVEEPGDKNKCRVGSSAVRRLFTEDVDLEMNSNSSDNAEEELNIAGLSYNDSQEPGDVSQANALDFVDRFLKDNLDDLHQDFGVKKTGVVKSASVLNARGTQLLAANRAATKVTGIFDWDDNMEDEGGGDIFCRRKDDFFNGESMQKSRTQPWKKAQRSRLDERKLSNEPSGPQDKIRGLVCSAPAVKFNTRGEIRKKTKVDDACARNLKDEFIAEVTGKCLSGNYEEVCTVGFDTQVAAEAMEALCHDEGLIEKGGRKDKELQNVVENGRKKGPELPSKCPRRFKRTDGSDAKKSSISLRRSSRNITKHQQTAKVKLREQTSDLTNTHELDISCGSREVKNGMLEEKLEEVSKVGDSFTPVARRTRLSKVAKEGPRAEKLSNLPRETNGAAEIDAHKLRDVPSRPPARPEGGGEPVPRRKRSWDQGTRASSGAKRKALATKWNLGVEGLTEQKSAEDPSTTAERNPSLSKSVEAEAKVDESPRERSKVSNMTCITPTSRSTPSNDLSPVCVGNEYFKHSCKNLSRSSLWKELKSLTASSGLEPSHASKETRRRWRDMADVRVLFSHHLDDDTIKQQKKILTRLGASEASSISDATHFVTDKFVRTRNMLEAVALSKPVVTHLWLEGCGQAGCFLDEKSYVLRDAKKEKEIGFTMPVSLSRASQYPLLRTGPVRAAARGMRNCWFMLAPFSETEDCGFQPVSLSLHCGVYFLE
- the LOC116209609 gene encoding uncharacterized protein LOC116209609 isoform X1, with the translated sequence MGSLGNGNDNGEKGPEIQESFNLSNAGETQLLDSRLSPSSLPANDEMEEDDPVDEHFLESTMPYDDTVPVDGEFETQIVNLYEETQAVNFDAETQVINSQEDRMDNLETQLLDEFATQVVTDDESEETCGTEVLGAEDDSTDDESVRKSSGDSTDKKNMQFSSPGEKGKSRQKANNLMDELCGQGSPPRGFTSIRTASVRASGLAARSASTNQSDSRSFNLLSSGQSSAETSKMNGLSRVTVSSNSLEEVDQEQLAGKLDDKVEEPGDKNKCRVGSSAVRRLFTEDVDLEMNSNSSDNAEEELNIAGLSYNDSQEPGDVSQANALDFVDRFLKDNLDDLHQDFGVKKTGVVKSASVLNARGTQLLAANRAATKVTGIFDWDDNMEDEGGGDIFCRRKDDFFNGESMQKSRTQPWKKAQRSRLDERKLSNEPSGPQDKIRGLVCSAPAVKFNTRGEIRKKTKVDDACARNLKDEFIAEVTGKCLSGNYEEVCTVGFDTQVAAEAMEALCHDEGLIEKGGRKDKELQNVVENGRKKGPELPSKCPRRFKRTDGSDAKKSSISLRRSSRNITKHQQTAKVKLREQTSDLTNTHELDISCGSREVKNGMLEEKLEEVSKVGDSFTPVARRTRLSKVAKEGPRAEKLSNLPRETNGAAEIDAHKLRDVPSRPPARPEGGGEPVPRRKRSWDQGTRASSGAKRKALATKWNLGVEGLTEQKSAEDPSTTAERNPSLSKSVEAEAKVDESPRERSKVSNMTCITPTSRSTPSNDLSPVCVGNEYFKHSCKNLSRSSLWKELKSLTASSGLEPSHASKETRRRWRDMADVRVLFSHHLDDDTIKQQKKILTRLGASEASSISDATHFVTDKFVRTRNMLEAVALSKPVVTHLWLEGCGQAGCFLDEKSYVLRDAKKEKEIGFTMPVSLSRASQYPLLRDQRVFITTRTKPSKEIISSLVKAVGGQLAEGLGRSALRDDKILDDLLILSCEEDYNICLPFLEKGASVYSSELLLNGIVIQKLEYERHRLFVDSVKRTRSTVWLKRDGKKFVPVSSKRNKQ
- the LOC116209609 gene encoding uncharacterized protein LOC116209609 isoform X3, translated to MNCVVKVRLSDLSGSPPRGFTSIRTASVRASGLAARSASTNQSDSRSFNLLSSGQSSAETSKMNGLSRVTVSSNSLEEVDQEQLAGKLDDKVEEPGDKNKCRVGSSAVRRLFTEDVDLEMNSNSSDNAEEELNIAGLSYNDSQEPGDVSQANALDFVDRFLKDNLDDLHQDFGVKKTGVVKSASVLNARGTQLLAANRAATKVTGIFDWDDNMEDEGGGDIFCRRKDDFFNGESMQKSRTQPWKKAQRSRLDERKLSNEPSGPQDKIRGLVCSAPAVKFNTRGEIRKKTKVDDACARNLKDEFIAEVTGKCLSGNYEEVCTVGFDTQVAAEAMEALCHDEGLIEKGGRKDKELQNVVENGRKKGPELPSKCPRRFKRTDGSDAKKSSISLRRSSRNITKHQQTAKVKLREQTSDLTNTHELDISCGSREVKNGMLEEKLEEVSKVGDSFTPVARRTRLSKVAKEGPRAEKLSNLPRETNGAAEIDAHKLRDVPSRPPARPEGGGEPVPRRKRSWDQGTRASSGAKRKALATKWNLGVEGLTEQKSAEDPSTTAERNPSLSKSVEAEAKVDESPRERSKVSNMTCITPTSRSTPSNDLSPVCVGNEYFKHSCKNLSRSSLWKELKSLTASSGLEPSHASKETRRRWRDMADVRVLFSHHLDDDTIKQQKKILTRLGASEASSISDATHFVTDKFVRTRNMLEAVALSKPVVTHLWLEGCGQAGCFLDEKSYVLRDAKKEKEIGFTMPVSLSRASQYPLLRDQRVFITTRTKPSKEIISSLVKAVGGQLAEGLGRSALRDDKILDDLLILSCEEDYNICLPFLEKGASVYSSELLLNGIVIQKLEYERHRLFVDSVKRTRSTVWLKRDGKKFVPVSSKRNKQ